A segment of the Streptomyces sp. NBC_00376 genome:
TGTTCGTCTCGTCGTTCTGACGGAAGACGCTGATGGCGAGGTTGAGCAGACTGACCATGGTGCGGAAAGGGGTGCCGGTGCGGAGCTTGGAGTTGTCCTCGCGGAACGTGCCGGTCCCAGACGTGGTGCAGGAGGTTCTCGATACCCCGCGGTGGTGGGTCCGGTCGCGGGAGAAGTGGTCCAGCGGGATGTCGGTCCAGGGAAGCCTTCTGGCCTCCGAATACCGACCGGGGTGGTTCTTCTTGATGTCGGCCAGGTAGTGGGCAACGTCTTGGCGAAGGTAGGCGCCGTGACAGTGCTGGGTGTGCACGGCATATCCGGTCAACACAGCGTCTTTGAGGTCGATGGTATCCAGCAGCAGCTGGAAGGAAGGGATCTGATTGCTCTTGGCGGCGATCCATCGCTGGGCCAGAACCACGCCGTGGTGGTCCATCGCGGCCAGCAGCTGGATCACTGTGGTGGTAGCGGTTCAGGAGACGCGCACCGTCCTGCCGTCCACCGCGACGGCAGGCAGCGCAGGCTTCGGCGGCGGCTCGGACTTTTGTGGCGGTGGTGTTCCGGCCTGGAGATATGAGGCGATGGCCGCGTCCAACGCGTCGATGTCGAGATGCTGGAGCGGACGGCTGACGGCGGACGGTGGCTGCGTGCGGCGCCGGCCGGACGTCGGTGAGCGGGTCGACCCGGAAGCCGAGCACACCCAGGACGGACTGCGGGGCATCGTCGATCCATTCACCGATTCGATGAAAGAGCGGGCCCCGGTGAGCACAGCGGCAGCGGCCGCACATAGCAGTGCCAGGCCGGGTCCCGCAGCCCCCGCAAGCCGCGGGGATCGGGCACCAGACCGATGAATCGTCACACGCGAGACCGGCGAACCGGACCGATCGCGACTTCGCAAATGGACCGCCCCGCGGTGCTGCGGCCTGCCGCTGCAGTCGCCGGATCTCTGCCCAGTCCTCCACGAGGATCGCCTCCCCGCCTGCTCTTGATCACCAAGGCCGGAGCCAGGCGGAGATCACCAATTGGGTCACTTTTGATGCGCCGTCAGAAGGTCAGCATTCGGCCGTCGTCGAGATCCCTGGAGAAGATCCCAGGGTGGCGGACGACCCGGTCGTCATGCCGGCACCCAGCTTGCGGGGTATTCACTTATCCTCGCGGAGGTTCACTTCTCTATTTCAGTCCCGGAATGCTCTGGGATCCAGAGAGGTCTGGTTGATTCGATGCAGTCGATGCCGGTGCGCGGTGAGCCGGGTTTTCAGTAATCGATACGGTCGGACTTGGCCAGCCACGCGTCGAACGGCGCCGTACGGTTCGGCATGTCCACTCGCTCGATCGCCATCGGCCACAGCTCCGCGGGCTTCTTTTCGAACAGGTCGTAGAACTTGCGGTCGTCGAAACCGGCCACCGCAGCGTCGTCGCGATCTGCGGCGAAGATGATCCGGTCGACCCGCGCCCACAGTGCAGAGGAAAGACACATGGGGCACGGCTCACACGAGGTGACCAGGACGCAGCCCTCGAGCGAGAAGGTGCCCAGCTTCTGGCAGGCGGCACGGATCGCGCTCACCTCGCCATGCGCCGTCGGGTCCAGGCTCGAAGTAACCCTGTTGTTGCCGATCGCGAATACCTCACCATCCTTTGCGATCAGTGCGCCGAACGGACCGCCACCGTTCTTCACGCTGTTGGTGGCAAGGTCGATGGCCTCGTCCATCCAGATGCGCTCAAGCTCGTGGATGTTCGTTTCTTGGGTGTGCGCGGTCATGGTCACTTCCTTGTCGCAGAGGGTGAGGACTCCCCGAATGTTCTGCCCATGCGGGACACCGCACGCGCAGACTACCCGGGGCAGCAAGTGGGGGCTCTGCGGTTGCCGCCTTGAAGTCAACTCGGCCGACGACACCCGCGGGGGATCAGCGCGACTAAGGCTTGTCCCGCAAATGGTGTGCCAGGCAGGGTGACCGGCATGACTTGGTACGGTTGTCCGCATTTGCATGGCCTGGAGGTGTAGCGGGCCTCGGATTTCATGGAGGCCGAGCGGTGAGGTTCGTCTGCCGGAGCTTTGGACTGTCGGATCTGCCGCGGCGCGGTCTCGCCACACACGAGGCTCCCCTGGAGCTGCTTCTCCTCGACATAGAGGCAGAGCTGTCCATCTGGGAAGAGGGGAGGGCGGTGTGGTCCGAGGAAGCGTTTCCCGTGGCCGAGCTTGCTTACCACCTGGCGCGCTGGCTCCAGAGTCCGCTCGCCGGCCAGGAGGGTTTCAGGTTCGACTCGATGCAAGCGGATGCGGGACTGATCCGCATCGTGGGCTCTGATGGAGGTTGGCGAGTCGGCTCCGACTTCCAGCCCGACTGCTGGACCTCGCCCATCGTCTGGGATGTTCTCGTGGCGGAGATCAAGGAGTTCGACCGCTCTGTGCGTGAGGGCGTCGCTGCGATGGGTATCGAGCCGTCCTTCATCCCAGAGGTTTGACGGCTCTTCCATCCGGTCGGGACGGGATGGAATGATCATGACGTGGCTGGTGTGATCACGGCGTCAGAGCCGTCTTGGATAGGCCCGTTCACCGGGCTGAGCCCGCGCCAGTTCGCCAAGTTGGTGACCGCGCTTCGGCGCGACGGAGCGGACGCGATCCGCAAGGGGCGTCCATGGGGTCTTCCGCTGGAAGACCGAGCGTTGTTGATCGCGGTGTACTGGCGCACGAACTTGACGATGCGCCAGCTTGCCCCGCTGTTCGGGGTGTCGAAGTCGGCGGCAGACCGCATCATCGACCATCTCGGCCCGTTGCTCGCACTCCAGCCGCGCAAGCGGTTCCGGAAGGACACCGTGCTCATCGTGGACGGCACCTTGGTGCCCACCCGGGACCACACAGTGGCTGAGCAGTCCAAGAACTACCGGTACTCAACCAATCACCAGGTCGTCATCGACGCCGACACCCGGCTCGTCGTCCTGGTTGGCCAGCCTCTGCCCGGCAACCGCAACGACTGCAAGGCATGGGAGGAATCCGGTGCCAAGGCCGCCGTCGGCACCACCACGACGATCGCTGACGGGGGCTATCCGGGCACCGGACTCGTCATGCCCCACCGGCGACGCAAAGGCGAGGACCTGCCCGACTGGAAGCAGGAGCACAACCGTTCACACAAACAGGTCCGGGCCCGCGTCGAGCACGCCTTCGCCCGCATGAAGACCTGGAAGATTCTGCGCGACTGCCGCCTGAGAGGAGACGGCGTCCACCACGCCATGGCCGGCATTGCCCGCCTGCACAACCTCGTCCTCGCCGGATAGGCGAACGGACCGAACTGGGACAGCATCGCGCCTGGCCACTCCGAGATCAATTGCGGGACAAGCCTTAGGCGCGCGCAATGTGCTCTGGTGAGGCGGGAGAAATTTGGTTGGTCATCAGAAAGGCTCTGCTGCCCCTTCCGTGTCTCGTTTCAGTTGCTGTTTGCGGAATAGCACAATTACATCCGGTGGGCCCTGTCGAAGGTCAGTCACCGAAGCCATGAAGGAGTTGGCTGGTCGGCTGCCCCCTGTTGTGGATTCGCACGAAGGGCAGCACTCGGTGGACCCTTCTGCGAATGGCCGTGGCCGCCTCGGGCCGGTCTGCGCCCCTCGACTCAGGCGCGTTCGCGCTGGAACACCCACTGGCCCTCAAGCCCCGGTGCGACCGCGCGGCGGCGCAGGCCGCGCCACTGTCGACCAGGGCGCGACCCTCGGTGTGCTGCGGGGCGGGCAGGTTCCAGCCGGTGGTGGGGATGAGGATGTGCGAGACGGTGAGAACGGCGGGGCGGTCCTTGATCTCGGGCTCGCAGGCGTGGCAGTACCTGTCGTCATGGTCCGCGTAGTCGTACTCGTTCGTCCAGCCCTGCCAGGGGTGGCGGGGGCGTCGGTCGGCGGGGAGGTCGCTGTACCGCAGCGGGACCGAGACCTTCAGAAGCAGATCGCCGTCTCCGGTCCTTGCGCGTTCTCAGACGAGATACGCGTGGGTCTGCACAGCCTTCACCGTCGCCCAGACCTCCGCGCCCGGATGCAGGCCGAGCTCGGCAGCAGCGACCGCGGTGAGATCGGCAGCGAGCGGGAGATCGCCGGTCAGGGCGGCGCGGATCTGGTCGCCATGGGTCTCCAGGCCGGCGACCTCGCAGCGCCAGAGGTTGCGGGCGCTGGAGCCGCTGGGGCGGCTGCGGTGGAGGGTGATGGCGCTCGGGGGGAACGCCACGAAGACCGGTCCGGACAGGATCTCCGCGGTGGTGATGGCAGGGCCGGTGTCGAGGCGGACCGTGTGGCCGTCCGCGTGGCCCCGGTAGAGGTTGAGGCCGACGAGCTGCGCGATGTAGTCCGTACGGGGGTGGCGGGCGATGTCGGCTGGGCTGCCTTCCTGGACGACTTCGCCGTGCTCGACCACGACCAGGCGGTCGGCGAGGACCATGGCGTCGAGTGGGTCGTGCGTGACGAGTACGGCCACTGCTTCGAACTCTGCCAGGTGGCGTCGGAGTTGGGTGCGGACCTCCAGGCGGGTACGGGCGTCGAGTGCGGCGAGGGGTTCGTCCAGGAGGAGCAGGCGTGGGCGGGTGGCGAGGGCGCGGGCGAGGGCGACGCGCTGCGCCTGGCCGCCGGAGAGCCGCCGGGGCTTGGCACCGGTGTGATCCGCCAGTCCCAGGCGGTCGAGCCACTCGGCGGCCTGCGCGCGTGCCTCCGCCTTGGTCGCCCCCTGGCAGCGCGGCCCGAACGCCACATTGTCCAGGGCGGTCAGGTGGGGGAAGAGGAGGTAGTCCTGGAAGACGACGCCGACCGGGCGGGACTCCGGAGGTGTACGCTCCAGCGTCGTGCCGTCCAGCCACAGGTGACCGCCGGTGAGCGGTGTCAGGCCGGCCAGCGCGCGCAGCGCCGTGGTCTTGCCGGCGCCGTTCGGGCCGAGCATGGCGACCACCTCGCCGGGCGCGACGGTCAGCGCCACGTCGAGGCGGAAGGCACCGCGGTCCACCACCAGTCGGGCGTCGAGCCCGTTCGGGGCAGTGCCGGTGTGGAGGTCGTGAGTTTCGGTCATCCGGCGGTCATCCAACGGTCGCGCAGTCCGGCCAGCACCGCGATGGACACGGCAAGCAGCACCAGGCTGAGGGCGATCGCCGCCTCCGGGTCGCTCTGCAGGGCGAGGTAGACGGCGAGGGGCATGGTCTGGGTACGGCCGGGGAAGTTGCCGGCGAAGGTGATGGTCGCGCCGAACTCGCCGAGCGCGCGGGCCCACGCCAGGACCGCGCCGGCTGCGATGCCCGGCGCGATCAGCGGGAGTGTGACCCGGCGGAACGCGGTGAAGCGGGACGCGCCCAGAGTGGTCGCCGCTTCCTCGTACCGCGGGTCGGCGGCCCTCAGTGTGCCCTCGACGCTGATGACGAGGAACGGCATCGCCACGAACGCCTCCGCCACCACGACCCCTGCCGTGGTGAACGGCAATGTGATGCCGAACCAGGCGTCCAGCCACTTTCCGACGATGCCGTTGCGGCCGAGCGACGTCAGCAGCGCCACACCGCCGACGACCGGCGGCAGGACCAGCGGGAGCGTGACGAGAGCGCGCACGAGGCCACGACCGCGGAACTCGACCCGGGCCAGCAGCCAGGCCAGCGGAACCCCGATGACCAGGCTCACGGCGGTGGCGGCGGTGGCACAGATCAGCGACAGCCGGAGCGCCTGCCACACCTCGGCGCTGGTCAGCTGCTCGGGCATGTTGCGCCACGGGGCCCGTACGAGCAGGGCGATCAGTGGCACGATCAGGAACGCCAGGCCGATCAGTGCGGGTACGAGCAGAGGCAGCGGTGCACCGCTGCCGCCACCCGTCCGGACGCGCCGACGCCGCGGCCCACCCCGGAGGGTGCCGGTCGCGGCGTCGGGCTTCGTGGTCGAGGTCACGGCTTCAGGAACCCGGCCCCGGTCAGGACCTTCTGGCCCTGGGCGGACTGCACCAGCGCGATGAACGCCTTGGAGGCATCGGCGTTGGGGGCGTCCTTGAGCAGGGCGATCGGGTAGTCGTTGACGGCGTTGGCCGATTCGGGGAACTCCACGCCCTCCACCTTGTCACCGGCTGCCTTCACATCGGTCTTGTACACGACCGCCGCGTCGGCCTCCTTCAGCTCGACCTTGGTCAGGGCACTCTTGACGTCCTGCTCGTACGAGACCGGGGTGAGCTTGAGACTGCTGGCGTCGAGGGCCTTCTGGGCGGCGGCGCCGCACGGCACCTCCTTGTCGCAGAGCACGACCTTCAGGCTCGACTTGGTGAGGTCCTTGAGGGAGGAGATCTTGTCGGGGTTGCCCGGCAGGGTGGCGATCTCCAGCTGGTTGCGGACGAAGGTGGCGGGCGTGCCGGAGGCGTCGCCCGCGTCGGTGACGATCTTCATCGTCTTGGGGCTGGCCGCGGCGAACACGTCGGCAGGTGCGCCGCCGGTGATGCTCGCGGCGAGGGAGTCGCTGCCGCCGAAGCTGAAGGTCACCTTCGTACCCGGGTGCTGCTTCTCGAACTCCTTGCCCAGGGTCGTGAAGCTCTCCTTCAGCGAGGCCGCGGCGAACACGGTGACCGTGCCGGACAGCTTGTCCGAGGCGGAGGCCGAGGCGGAGGAGTCCGACTTCACCGACGAGGAATCGTCGGACGAGGAGCAGGCGCTCAGTGCCAGCAGCGCGGCGGTGCCTGCACCAGTCATCTGCAGGGTCCGGCGTGCAGTACGGGTTATCACGGGTCCACTCCCTCTGGTCCTGATGGACATGTCTACGGTCTGTCGACGACCACGTTGGTCGACTTGATCACGGCAATCGCCGGAACACCGGGCTCCAGCTTCAGCTCCTCAGCCGACTCGCGGCTGACCATCGCCACCACCCGGAACGGCCCGGCCTGGATTTCCACCTGTGCCGACACGTCGCCGAGGATCACATCGGTGACGATGCCGGAGAAGCGGTTGCGGGCCGATGAGCCCGTGGAATCCCGCTCCGCACGGTGCAACTGCCGGGCATAGGCCGCGAGGGCCGGCCCGGGGATGATCCGGCGGCCGGTCTCGTCGCGTTCGGCGGTGATTTTCCCGCCGTCGACCAGACGCCTCACGGTGTCGGCACTGACGCCGAGCAAGGCGGCCGCGTCCCCGATCCGGTAGGTGTGCATGCGCTGATGATAATGCCGCAGATGCAAGGTGAAAGTCTTCTGTGTCTTCGCATGAGCCGGAGCCTCGATCTTTTTGGATTGCATGTGCGTTTGTACGGGATGGGCATCCGGGTATGGGCATCCGGGAGGTGGTAGCCCATGAGTCATTCCACTGCATTGGCGGACACGATCGCGGAACTCGCCCTCACCGGAGATCTGACCCGTCCGGCCCGCCTGACGGTGGCCGATCTGCTCGCCTGGCCGCAGCACGAGGCCGACGTCAGCTTCGAGTGCGCCACCAGCGGCACCCAGCACCACCGCTTCACCGGGCCGCTCCTGCACGACGTCCTGTCGACGGCCGGTCCCCTCTTCGACCCCGCCCGCCGCAAGGACCGCCTGCGATTCCTGATCGCGGTGTCCGGCGCGGACGGCCACCACACCCTGCTGTCCTGGGCGGAGATCGACCCCGATTTCGGCCGCGCGCCCGTACTGCTCGCCGCCACCATCGACGGCACGCCGCTCGACCGCGCCGGCGCCCAACTCGTCCTGCCCCAGGACCGCTGCGGCGCCCGGCACATCAGCGGCATCGACGCGATTCGCGTGGACGGCGGCTACGCCTCCTGGGCGTGACGACCCCGCCCGCGTCCGCCTGGCCCCGTCCGCCGCCGCGCGCCGTCAGGGCCAGAGCAGTTCGTGGCGCCAGGTGGACTGTCCGGCCTCGGCCCGGCGGTACACCCATCCGGTGGTGGACACGGTCGATGCTCGCCTGCCAGAACCCCACCTCGGTGGGGGTGATGGCGTAGAGCGTCCAGCTCGGCGGGCACGGTACTTCGTCCGGATGGGCCGCGCCGAGGCGCTCGAACTCGGCCAGCACATCCTGCCGGTCGGCGAGCGGGCCCCGACGGTGCAGGTGGGCAGCGAGGCAGGAGCCACGGCCGCGCTCGGCGATGTCGCCCTCGGAGGCGGCCCGGCCCCGGTCGGCCGCGGTCCCCACGATCCGTACCTGTCGTCCCACGGAGGGCCGGTAGAAGTGGGCCGACAGATGTGGATTCTCGGCGATCTCCGGGCCCTTGCGGCTGTCGGCGGGGTCGCGAAATACACGTACCCGTCGTCGATGTCCTTGACGATCAGGACCCGGCTCGACGGGCCGACCCGTACACAGGCTCATGGCATGCGGCTCCAGCTGCCCGGCCGCATCCGCCGGGAGGATCCACTCCGCCACCAGTGGAAGAGGGTTGTCCGGGAACTCCTTCTCGCCGAACGCGGCAGCCTCCACGCTCGCGAAGACCGGGATCGACCTGAGTCTGTTGCGCATCGCCCCACTCACGCGCCAGCACCCTACCCGCACCGGAATCCCGTTGCCCGAGGCGATCCGCATGGCTACGGTCTGCTCCATGGCTGATGACGAATCCACCCGCTCGGCACGGCTGTTGGACGCCCAGGCGAAGGCCGCGCGGCTCTTCGCGGAGATCGAGGAACGCGGGCTGGTCGCGCCGGGCGAGGGGGAACGGGAAGTCAGCGACCGGATCCGGGACCTGGCGAACGAGCTGTTCGGCACGACCCGGCACTGGCACAAGCGCATCGTGCGCTCCGGGCCGAACACGCTGATGCCGTACCGGGAGAATCCGCCGGACCGGGTGATCGGCGCGGACGACATCGTGTTCGCCGACTTCGGGCCGATCTTCGAGGAGTACGAGGCCGACTTCGGGCGGACCTTCGTCCTCGGCGGCGACCCCGTCAAGCACCGGCTGTACGAAGACCTCCCGAAGGTCTTCACGGCGGGCCGCCGCTTCTTCGAGGCCGACCCGGAGATCACGGGCGCGCGGCTGCACGCCGAGGTCGAGCGGCTGGCGGCGCAGGCCGGCTGGGAACTGGGCGGCTGGCATGCCGGGCACCTGGTCGGGGAGTTCCCGCACGAGTGGATCGACGGAGCGGACACCGAGTCGTACATCGCGGCCGCCAATGACACCCCGATGCGGCGCACCGACAAGGCCGGGCGCCGCTGCCACTGGATCCTGGAGATCCATCTCGTCGACCGTGACCGGGAGTTCGGCGGTTTCTACGAGGAACTGCTCACGCTCTGATCCGCCAGTGTCAGCCACACCTGGTCGCGGGTGAGCGGGAGCCGGGTGAACCGGACGCCCGTCGCGTCCCGGAGTGCGTTGGCGATGGCAGGAGCGACCGGGTTGAAGGGGCTCTCGCTCATCGACTTGGCGCCGAGGGGGCCGATGGCGTCGGCCGTCTCCATGAAGTGGACCTCGGTGCGAGGGATGTCGGCGTACTGGGGGAGCCGGTATCGGCGGAAGGCAGCCGTCTCGACCTCGCCCCGTTCGTCGATGTGGACGTTCTCGAAGAGGGTGGCGCCCAGCGCCTGGGCGACGCCGCCCTCGACCTGGCCGCGGCTGCATCGGGTTCATGACCTTGCCCGCGTCGGTGGTGTGCACGCTGCGCAGGATGCGGATCTCCCCGGTGTCCGGGTCCACGGCGATCCGGAACCACTGCGCGTTGAAGGCGACCGAGCGTGGGGTACCGCTGAAGTGTCCGTCGGCGGCGACGCCGACCCCGACCGTCTGCGCGGCTGCGTACAGCTCCTTGGGCAGAAGGCGTCCGCCGGGGCGGAGCACTGCCTCCTCGGTGAGCCGGCAGTCGGCGTGCGGGACGCGCAGGTGGGCGGCGGAGAAGTCGAGAAGCACATCGGCCAGGGCGCGTGAGGCACGGAGGGTGGCCTTGCCCGCGACCACGACGCCCGTCGAGGCGAAGGCGCCCGTGGCGTGCTTCACGACGTCCGTATCGAACTGGCGGACGGTGATGCGATCGACGGTGGTGGCGAGCTCCCCGCTGCGATCTGGCGGTGCACGGCGGTGGTGCCGTTGCCGAACTCCGCGGTACCGAAGCGCAATTCGGAACTTCCGTCGGGCAGGAGGAAGGCCAGTGCGTCGGCGATGTGGCCGCCGGGCGGGCCGGTGGCGATCATCGCCAGGGCGGTGCCCTCGCCGACCAGCCAGTTCTCGGGGACGGATTCGGTGGCAGGCTCCGCCTGGGCGCGGCGGACGATGGCAAGGCATTGGTCGAGGCCGTAGCCGGCGATGTACCGGTCCTCTTCCTCGCCGCCCGGGGTGATCACCGCCTCGCCCGGCTCGATGATGTTCTTCGCCTTGAACTCCAGAGGATCCATGCCGAGGGCACGGGCGAGCTCATCGAGCGCGGACTCGACGGCGAACATCACCTGACCGAGGCCGTAGCCCCGCAAGGCACCCGCCGGGACGGTGTGGGTGTAGACGGCGTAGGCGTCGACCTTCTTGTGCGGGGCGCGGTGGACGGCCGTCGACTCGCCGACGCTGTGGAACATCACCGCCGGGCCGTGGTTGCCTACGCGCTCGTGTTCGACACCACCCGCAGTTGCAGCGCGGTCAGCGTGCTGTCCCGGCGAGCGCCGACCTTCACGCCGATGATGAAGGGGTGCCGTGTGGTCGCACCGCAGAACTGAGCCCTGCGCGAATACCGCCATGCTGTCGCCCAGGGCATCACCAGCCCTTACAACAACGCTTCGGCCAGAGAACTCGCTGGAGACTGGAGCAGCCCCGACGGTGCTGAGGTGGCCCTGGAGAGGGATGGGTCTGTATCACCTCAAGCGAACGTGACCGGGTCGACACCCAAGTCAAGGTGATCTCCGGATACGAGAATCTTGCCAGAGCCACGTTCACTTGTACGCCGACCCCTGCCTCAAGAACCGCCGGCTGTTCGACGAATTCGCCGCTTTCCCGTCTTCGGGCGAAGCCCTTGGTGCGGCGGCCGCATAGGCCGAGGATCGATCAAGCCGGAGGCTCCACCCAGGGAGCCAGACGTTCCCCGACCGCCAGATTCTCGCGCCAGTACCGGAAGACGGTTCCCTGGACGATGTCGAGCTGCCCGGCCGCGACCAGGCCGGAGGCGAGACTCGACCCGCCCGCATCGGCCTCGAAGGCAATCAGTACGGGAGATGTCTCACCGACCTGCCGGGCAATGAGTCGGAGCTCGTCAGGCGTCGGCGCACGGAACACCGGTTCCTGGAAGACGGCCGGGCACGTGACGAAGACCGGGTCGCTGAACACCAGCTCCAGGCCGTGGGCATACGAAATGTCGTGCCCGGCGCCCAGACGCAACCGCCCGGGGTCCCAGGCAACAATGCCCCAGTCCCACCATGACCCTTCGGGAAGCTCGATCACGGCTGGTGCCCGCTCTGGACCGAACCGTCAATCGGGAATCACCAAGCCAAGTTCACGCAGTCGCGGAAGACAGACCTCCAGGCACGCCTCCAGAGAGACGGCGTCCGTGCGAACCAGGAGATCATCCCGAAACGGAGCCCCGCTGCCCTCCCGTGCCGGGGTGGAGGCACCTACTCACCGGCGCGGGCCACGAGCAGCGGCTGGAAGAAGCCGGTCTCCTGCGGCATCCGCCATTCGGGGTCGACGAACCCGGCCTCGGCTGCGAGGCCGGCCAGCCGGTCCTGGCCGAGTGCCCAGTAGGTGGTCCGGCGGACCTGGACGCGCCACTCTCCGCCTGCCGGAAGGAGTTGGAAGTGTTCCAGGTCGTAGTGCTCGCCGTCGTCGTGCCAGTGCCAGAGCTGGAACGTGACGGTTCGTTCTTCGCCGTCGGCGGTCCGGTGGACTTGTGGAGGTGCCGAGGCCGGGCGGTCGCGCAGCAGATCGTCGTAGGGGCGTGTGCTGACCAGTAGCAGGCCGGCGGGACGCAGCACGCGGCGCATCTCGGTCAGGGCGGCGTGCACGTCCTGCTCAGTCAGCAGGTGAGGCAGCGAGTTGTCGGCGCATACGACGGTGTCGAACCGGCCGTCAGGAATCGGGAGGCGTCGCATGTCGGCGACGGCCGTGCACAGGCTCAGGCTCCGGCGGGCGGCCTCACAGGCAGCGCGGGCGGCGGCGCGGGGGCTGAGGTCGGTCCCGGTGACGCGATGCCCGTGCAGCGCCAGGCCGATGGCCTGCGTACCGATGCCGCAGGAACAGTCGAGGACCGCTGCACGATCCTGGCCGATCAGGGCGTCCAGGGCGCCCCCCTGCCGACGGACGCTCGCGTCCCAGTCCGAATAGATCAGGTGGTAGTCGTCGGCCAGTTCGTCGTAGAAGTGCGCCACCGGTGTCTCGGGCATGGCCCGAGATTACCGTGCCTGCTTTCCCGGAGGTGCCGGTCATCCCCGCGACCGACGCGAACGCCCTCACTGACGGCAGCACCGTCATTTCCCGTGAACATCTGCGAGCGAGTTGATCGCCAACTGCTGTTCAACTCAGGTTCTGGTCCAACTTCTGTGGAGCTCTCACGCTCTGTAACGTCTCGGGACCGGATGGCCCTTCGTGTCTCGTTGACAGACCTGTTTGGGATCATGCCCGCATGGACTTCGACCTCGCCCCACCAACCGGCTTTGGCCCATTGCGGATCGGTATGACGCGGCAATGGGCCAATACGGCGCTGGACTCGCTCCGCGATCTCTCCGCGGTCTCGGAGTCCGACCGGTCGGGTCAGCACGTCTTCCGTCCCAGTGGACTGATGATCAGCATCCACTGCACGCGAGACATGCTCGAAGCCGTTGAGCTCGGGAGGCCGTCGAGGCAGACAGACCGAGTCATCTTCCGGGGCCTGGACGTGTTCGCAATCCCGGCCCGCGAGCTGGTGCAACGCATGAGCCAGTACACCTCGATCGAGGCAGACCCCGACGATCCAGCGTCTTTCATTGCCTCTGACCTGCTCCTGAGCTTCTGGCGCCCGTTCGCAGCCGACGACGAACCAGAGGAAGAGCAGGGCTACTACTTCAGCTCGGTCCTGCTGGCACGGCCTGGCTACTACGACACCCCTGCTCAGACTGCGGAGCGACTCCAGCAGAGCTCGTGACGGGCCCGTCAGGATGCCGACTGGACTCGTTTCCGCAAGAGGCCGAAGCCGGCCCGGCCGTGCGTGCTGCCGGACGGGCCACCATCTTCATCACCCATTACCCATCGCCTGGCCAATACTTGCCTCGCCGACCGCATCATCGTGCTCAACCAAGGCCGTATCGAGCAAATGGATACGTACGACGAGTTGGCGCATCAAGGGCTATTCACGAACTCCTCAAACTCCAAGAAGACCGGTGACCCAGTAAGCCCCGCGCGCAATCGAATTCCAGCGAGAGCCATGGATCCACCGGGAATTCTGTCGGAATGCCGGCCCGAAAACACTTCAGCCCGTCTCCCGGATGGGGACGGGCTGAAGTGTTTTGCTGTGTGGGCCCAGCGGGAGGTAGAGGGTGTACACGAGCTGCCGCATCCAGCTTCAACACGCTGCCTGGCCGCCGCTCGGAGATCCGGTGCGGCTACGGACGTACGCCCCGCTTGCCCTGCGCCCTGAGGACGCTCCTGCCGCTTGCTTCCCCGTACGAGAGATGTGTACGGGGCGCCCCGCTCTCACCGATCCGGTCGACTGCGCCCTGGACATCGCGGCCACCCGGGCCGGAAACGAACTGGCCGCTCCTGGAGCATCCCCTGCGCAGACGCGAGAGGAGCCCGGATCCCCCGTCGAATCCCGGGGTCGTAATCGGGAGGCGATACGGGCGGGGGATGCGGAACACTTTGCCCGTGATCGTGATGCAGCCCGTCCTGGAGATATACGAACCTGACGGCTTCGACCTCTGGCCTGTCGCCGAGGTCGAGTCGTTTGGCTTTCTGCCTCTCAGCGGTGAGCTCTCACCCGCCGAGGTCGGGTCGGCGGTGAGGCGTATCGCCGGCTGCAATGACATCGACCCCGACGGCGACCGCCCGCCTCGTCCGGTCGACGCACTTGGCTCGTTCCTTCACGGACTGCTGACGTTCGACAACCTCGTCGCCGCC
Coding sequences within it:
- a CDS encoding molybdopterin-dependent oxidoreductase, which encodes MSHSTALADTIAELALTGDLTRPARLTVADLLAWPQHEADVSFECATSGTQHHRFTGPLLHDVLSTAGPLFDPARRKDRLRFLIAVSGADGHHTLLSWAEIDPDFGRAPVLLAATIDGTPLDRAGAQLVLPQDRCGARHISGIDAIRVDGGYASWA
- a CDS encoding pyridoxamine 5'-phosphate oxidase family protein; translated protein: MEQTVAMRIASGNGIPVRVGCWRVSGAMRNRLRSIPVFASVEAAAFGEKEFPDNPLPLVAEWILPADAAGQLEPHAMSLCTGRPVEPGPDRQGHRRRVRVFRDPADSRKGPEIAENPHLSAHFYRPSVGRQVRIVGTAADRGRAASEGDIAERGRGSCLAAHLHRRGPLADRQDVLAEFERLGAAHPDEVPCPPSWTLYAITPTEVGFWQASIDRVHHRMGVPPGRGRTVHLAPRTALALTARGGGRGQADAGGVVTPRRRSRRPRESRRCR
- a CDS encoding M24 family metallopeptidase → MADDESTRSARLLDAQAKAARLFAEIEERGLVAPGEGEREVSDRIRDLANELFGTTRHWHKRIVRSGPNTLMPYRENPPDRVIGADDIVFADFGPIFEEYEADFGRTFVLGGDPVKHRLYEDLPKVFTAGRRFFEADPEITGARLHAEVERLAAQAGWELGGWHAGHLVGEFPHEWIDGADTESYIAAANDTPMRRTDKAGRRCHWILEIHLVDRDREFGGFYEELLTL
- a CDS encoding class I SAM-dependent methyltransferase, yielding MPETPVAHFYDELADDYHLIYSDWDASVRRQGGALDALIGQDRAAVLDCSCGIGTQAIGLALHGHRVTGTDLSPRAAARAACEAARRSLSLCTAVADMRRLPIPDGRFDTVVCADNSLPHLLTEQDVHAALTEMRRVLRPAGLLLVSTRPYDDLLRDRPASAPPQVHRTADGEERTVTFQLWHWHDDGEHYDLEHFQLLPAGGEWRVQVRRTTYWALGQDRLAGLAAEAGFVDPEWRMPQETGFFQPLLVARAGE